The Accipiter gentilis chromosome 14, bAccGen1.1, whole genome shotgun sequence genome contains a region encoding:
- the SEC61G gene encoding protein transport protein Sec61 subunit gamma has protein sequence MDQVMQFVEPSRQFVKDSIRLVKRCTKPDRKEFQKIAMATAIGFAIMGFIGFFVKLIHIPINNIIVGG, from the exons ATGGATCAGGTAATGCAATTCGTGGAACCCAGCCGTCAGTTTGTAAAAGACTCCATACGACTTGTTAAAAGATGCACCAAGCCTGACAGGAAAG aGTTCCAGAAGATTGCCATGGCAACAGCAATAGGCTTTGCGATAATGGGATTTATTGGTTTCTTTGTCAAATTGATCCATATCCCAATCAACAATATCATTGT AGGCGGCTGA